The genomic stretch TGCTGTGGGGCAAGGCCCTCATTCAGCAGGGCCGGCCCGCCGAGGCGATGGACCAGTTCGAGCAGGCCATCTCCATCGAGAAGGACAACCCCTACGCCTACAACTTGATTGGCGAGGTGCTGCTCCAGCACCGGTTGTACCGGTCCGCGCTTCCCATTCTTCGCAAGGCCCTGGCGCTGCAGCCGAACGATGGCCGCGTGAAGCAGTGGCTGGAGCAGACGGAGCAGGCGTTCGCGGGTGGACCGGCTCCCGTGTTCGCGAACCTGATGGGGCTGGAGAAGCCCTCGTCGGACGAGGACGCGCCGTCGGAGGAGGCGTCGAAGGACGAGGCTCCGAGTCCCACGGTGGCGCCCATGGCCGCTGCCCGGCTGCGCGCCGCCGCGCTGGGGGATGCGGCGAAGCTGAAGCCCGCGAGCGCCGGTGCGGTGCCGGCGGGTGACGCCCCGGCGGCCGCTCGCGCGGATGTGGCATCCGAAGCCTCCGCGAAGGACGCGGAGCAGGGGCGCACGAACGCGGACGCGGAAGGGAACGCTCAGGCGGGCTCGGACGTTGGCGCGGCGGAGCAGGGCGGAGCGGCAGTCCCTTCGGATGACGCGGCTCCGCGGGACGGTGGCCGTGACGCGAGCGCCTCGCTGGGCCTGTTGAACCGGCCGGTGCCGGTGTCGTCAGTCCTGGGCGCGGAGCTTCCGAGCCTGGACCTGGGGCTGGGTGATGACGACGACGCCCCTCCGCGTGGCGTGGATGAAGCGGCTTCCGTGACCCAAGCGCCCTCGGAGGACTCCGCGTTCGAGCAACGCGCTGACGCCGAGCAGGACTCCGGCGCTGTCGCGGACCCGCCGACGCAACAGGTGTCCGTCGCGGAGGAGACTGCCGCGGCCTCGGAGCCCGAGGCGAGCGGTGACGTGGATGAACAGCAGGCCGGGGCCGCTCCGGCCGAGGACGCCGGGGCCTCTGTCGCGGGTGGTCTCCTGGGCGACCTTCCTCCTCCCGAGCCGACGGCGTCGAGGCCCGTCGTGGCGAGCACGCCCGCGACGCCGCGAGGCTCTGGGGGCAAGCGCTCCTTGCTGGAGGAGATCCCGGACGCTGCGCCCGCACCCGCGGCCACCGCCGCGAAGGCCAAGGCGCGCAAGCCGGACACCGAAGCGCTCACCGCCGAGTACGAGAAGGAACTGCGGGCGAAGCTGGCGCGTGAGGCGGCGAAGACGTCGTTCATCGCCCGGCATGGCGTGAAGGTCGCTGGGGCCGTGGTGGGCGTGGTGGTGCTGGCCATCGTCGTCTTCAGCTTCGTCAACATCCGCGCGAGCCAGGGCGGACAGACGCTGAGCGAGACGCTGGCCCGGGCCGAGGACCTCATCATCCAGGACACTGGGGCCTCGCTGGATGCCGCGCTGGCGCAGCTCGAGAAGGCGCGGGACATGGACGAAAGCAGCAGCCGGGCCTGGGCGCTGACGGCCTGGGCGCACGCGCTGCGCTACGCGGACCATGGGCAGGCCTCCGAGGACCGACGCCAGGCACTGGAAGCGCTGGAGCGGCCGGGCGTGAAGGACGCGGCCCCCGCGCAGGTGCTGGTTACCAACGTGCTGGTGGCGGACGAGCGCGGACGTGCCCTGGCGCGGAGCGCGCTGCTGGGCTCGCAGCAGGACAGCACCGAGGTCCACGCGCTCGCTGGCAGCCTGCTGCTGGAGGCGAAGGACGAGAAGCAGGCGCTCGAGCGCTTTGACCGCGCGCTTCGTGCCTCTGGCGCCAACGTCCGCGCGCTGGTGGCCCTGGGTGATTACTACAAGGCTTCCGAGGACTTTCCGCAGGCCATCGAGATGTACGAGCGTGCGCGCAAGAAATCCCCCGAGCACCCCTCGGCCCGCATCGGCCAGGCGGAGGCTCGGCTCGCGCTGTACCAGGACCTGGATGCCGCGCTGGCGGACGTGGCGCGGCTCGCGGAGGACCCGAAGCTTCCTGCGGCGTTGAAGGCGCGCCAGCAGCTGGTGCATGGCGAGCTGCTGTCCGCTCAGGGCAAGCATGCCGAGGCCCGCGCGCTGCTCTCCAAGGGCACCCAGGGCCCCCTGGCCTTCGAGTTCCAGCTCGCGCTCGGCGCCGCCAGTCGTGCGGCCGGGACGCTGGACGCGGCGCAGGCCGCCTACGAGGCCGCGCTCAAGCTGCGGCCCAAGAGCGAAGAGGCCCGCGAGGGGCTGGGCCGCACGCTGCTGGACCGCGACCGGGAGCGCGAAGTCCTCACCCGTCTGGAGGCCGACGGGGGCCGCAAGGTGGCCCTGGTGCGCGGCGCCGCGTATGCGCGCCTGGGAGACTGGAAGAAGGCCCGCGCGGAGCTGGCGCGCACGCGTGTGAATGACCGGTATCCCCCGGAGGCCGTCTCCTGGCTGGCCCTGGCGGACGCAGCCGAGGGCAACGGCGCCCAGGCGCGGGAGCTGCTGGAGAAGGCCCTGCACGCGGCGAAGCGGCCCCGCAACGACATGCGGCTGGCGCTGGGGCAGCTCTACTGGCGCGAGCGGGCCTACGACAAGGCGCAGGTCTTGTTCGAGGAGGCCCAGAAGGACCCGCGTGACTATGAGGCCGCGTGCTCGTTGGGGCGGTTGATGTTGTCGCGTGGGCTGCCCGACATGGCCCTCAAGCCGCTGACGCAGGCGGTGGAGCGCAACGGCGCGCACGGCGAGGCCCGGGACGCGCTGGGGCGCACGCTACTGGCCCTGGGGCGGACGCCGGACGCGCTCAAGCAGTTCGAGGCGTGGCAGCTGGAGAACCCGGGGAGCGCGGCCGCGCACAAGGGCTTCGCGCTGGCGCTGTTCCACTCTGGCCGCCGCAAGGACGCGGAGGGCGCGGTGCAGCGCTCGGTGAAGCTGGTGTCGGATGACGCCGAGGCGCACAAGCTTCGCGCGGCCATCCTCTTCGGCGCGGGAGACGCGCGGGGCGGCTTCTCCGCGCTGGAGCGCGCCAACAAGCTGGACCCGAAGGACGCGGGCACGTTCTGTGAGATTGCCCTCGCCTTCATGCGCCAGGGCAACAGTGGCAACGCGGAGGCGGCCTTCGCCGCGGCCCGGCGAGAAGGGCCCGACGCCACCTGTGGCCGGGTGGGAGAGCTGTACGCGCAGTTGCCGGGCGGTGGGCGTGGCGCCGCTCGGACGCTCGAGGACCTGGCGGCCAGGGCGCCGACTGTCTGGGACAAGGCCTTCGCACAGGCCACCATGGCGCGCGCGCTGCTGGGGGCGGGGGCCGTGAAGGATGCCCGTACCGCAGCGGATGAGGCCGTGCGCCTGGCGCCTTTCGATGGGCGCGCCCAGCTTGCACTGGGAATGGTGGCGCTCAAGCAGAAGCAGGAGGACGTGGCCCGGGCCGCGCTGGAGAAGGCCGTGGAGCTGGAGCCCGCGGATGGCCTGGCGCGCCTGGCGCTCGCGGATGCGTTGGTGCGCGAGCCCAGCGCCCTGCCTCGGGCCGTGGAGTCCTACGAGGCGTTCCTGAAGCTGGCCGGTGGCTCGAATGAGGCCGCGCGGGTGAAGAAGGCCCTGCCCAGCCTCAAGAAGAAGGCGGCGAGGTAGCGTGAGGTATTTCTCCTCCCGGACGGATTCCCCACTGCTGCACATCATGTGGGGCAATGCGTTCCTGCTGTCGCTCATCTACCTGCTGCTGGGGCTGGGGGTGGAGATTGCCCTGCGCTACTTCCCCTCGCGCTTCCTCCAGCGGCTGTCGCTGTCGCTGGACTCGTTGCCGGCACGGGCCCTGGAGCTGACGGGGGCCATGGAGCCCTTGCGAGCGGCCTACTTCTCCGGCCGCATCTCCGAGGTGGGCGTGCGCGTCGTGTTCGGCATCACCACCATGGTGGTCATCTTCCTGCTCGCGATGGTGGTGGGCACGGTGATGGGCGGCGTCCGGACGCTGCTGGCGCGCCGGGCCCTGCGCGAGGGCGGACGCCGGCACCCCTGAGGAGGCCGCGGCTTCAGCTCCGGCGACGAATGGTGGGCTTGCGCGCGCGCACCGCGGCGTCCGGCACGGCCTGGGGCTCGTGGCCCGCGGCGCGCGCCATCAGGCAGATTTCCACCACCTTGGGGCCAAAGCGCTCCCAGCGGCTCTCCCCGGTGCCCTTCACCGAGAGGAATCCCTCCCGGTCCACCGGCAGCGCCGCGGACAGGCCCAGCAGCGTGGCGTCGTTGAAGATGATGAAGGGGGCGACGCCCAGGTCCTTCGACAGTTCCTTGCGCCAGCGCCGCAGCTCCGTGGAGGCCAGCTCGCTGTAGTTCGTCACCACCGGCGCCGCCGCGGAGCCCGTGCCACGCGAGCGCGACGCTGCCGGCCCGTGGGCCAGCAGTGTGGGCATCTTTTCCGGCGTGCACACGTCGCAGTTGCCACACGACGTGTTGGTGTCGCGCTGGCCGAAGTAGCGGAGGATGGCCGAGCGTCGGCACTTCTTGTCCCGGTCCGTATAGGCGTACTCGGTCATCCGCCGCAGCAGCGACAGGTTCTGCCGCTCCTGCTCCCGCACGCGGCTCAGGTCGAGCCCCAGCTCGCGGAAGGGCACCCGCTCCAACGCGCGGATGGAGCGCCCGGCGAAGGGGCGCCGGACCTTGACTACGTGGGCCTTCTCCAACAGGCCCAGCGCGTGGCGGACCTCGTCCACCGACAGCCCGATGCGGCGCGCGAGGATGGGCAGCTCCGTGGTGACCTGCCGGCCCACGGGGAACGTCTCCAGCAAGGACTTGAGCAGCCGCTGCGCGTCCGGCGAGTGCGGCTGCGCCGAGGTGGCCTTCTCCAGCAGGGTGATGCCGTGCTCGCCCTCGCCTCGGCCACCACGCTCCACCTTGCCCTCGCGTTCGAGGATGCGCAGCGCGGCGGAGACCTCGAACTCGCTGGCGTTCACCGTGCCCGCGAGCGCGTGCACGCCTCGCTCGAACTCCTCCACTGACTGGAGCACGTTCCACACGTCCCCGAAGATGGCCTCGGCCGGGTGGCTGCTCTGGATGAGCCGCTCCTGGGTGAAGACGTCCGAGTGGTTGAAGAGCAGCACCGCGCGCGCGGCCTGTCCGTCGCGGCCCGCGCGGCCAATCTCCTGGTAGTACGCCTCCACCGCCCGCGGGATGTTGGCGTGGCCGACAAAGCGGATGTCCGGCTTGTCGATGCCCATGCCGAAGGCGTTGGTGGCCACCGCCACGGCTTCCTTCGCGGACATGAAGGTGTCCTGGGCGCGGCGCCGGGCGTCATCGTCCATGCCCGCGTGGTACAGCACCGCCTTCACCCCGCGCCCATGCAGTTCGGAGAAGATGTCTTCTGCCGCGCGCCGCGTGGAGCAGTACACGATGCCGCTCCCGCCCGTGGACGCCAGCCGTGCGCAGGCCTCGTGCCGGTCCGCGTCGCCGCCCACCTCCTGCTTGCCCAGGAAGAGGTTGGGGCGGTCAAAGCCCATGGCGAACTCCTGCGGGTCCTTCATCAGCAGGACCCGCACGATGTCCGCGCGGACCTCCGGCGTGGCCGTGGCGGTGAGCGCCACCGTGCGCGGCGGACGCAGCCGCTTTCTTACCTGTCCGAGCAGCGCGTAGTCCGGCCTGAAGTCGTGCCCCCACTGGGAGATGCAGTGCGCCTCGTCCACGGCGAGCAGGTCCACGCCCAGCGCGGACACCGTCTCCAGGAAGCTCTGGCTGCGGAAGCGCTCGGGCGCCACGTAGAGCAGCTTGTACTCACGCGCGCGCAGCTTGCGCATCCGCTCCGCGCGCTCCAGGTCGGACAGCGATGAGTTGATGAAGGTCGCCGGGATGCCCCGCGCGGTGAGCTGCTCCACCTGGTCCTTCATCAGGGCAATCAGCGGCGACACCACCAGCGTCAGCCCCGGCAGCAGCGTGGCGGGCAGCTGGTAACACAGGCTCTTGCCCGCGCCGGTGGGCATCACCACCACCGTGTTGCGGCCGCTCAAGACGGAGGAGATGACCTGGTCCTGCCCCGGCCGGAACTGGGACAGGCCGAAGTGGCGGACCAGCCCCTGCTGTGCTTCCTCGAGGTAGGGCAGGTCCACCGGCATCGCGCGCATGTTCATCATCCTGGTCCAGCCGTCAACGGAAACGAGGCCGGCGCGCGGCCTCCACTCACAGGTCGAACCCTGGTGGAACCGGAACAGCCAGCCGCGCTCGTATCCGCGCGACGTCCTGCCGCCGCGCCTCCGTTTGCCCTGGCTCCAGCCGGCCATCCACCACGACGTCACCCTCGCGCACGCCCGTGGGCAGCGACGCGCGCTCCACCGTGCATGCCTGTCCGGTGTCCAGCCGCACCACTTGCGCCCGGACGTCCTCCAGCAGCTCCACCTGCACCGCTCCCCACAGCCCCACCATGCTCACCATCATCCGCCGCCTCCATTCGCGCTCCACGCCCGCCGCTTCTCCTGTGCTTCGTCCGGCATCAGCCCGCGCTCCAGCATCGACACGTAGCCGCCGTCTCCCATCACCACGTGGTCCAGCACCTTGATGTTGAGCAACTGCGCCCCCGCGACCAGATGCCGCGTCAGGCCCAGGTCCTGGACGCTGGGCTCCGGGTCTCCCGAAGGGTGGTTGTGCGCCAGCACGATGGACGTGGCGCGCGAGGTGAGCGCCGCGGCGAACACCTCCCGCGGGTCCACCGGGCAGGTGTTCATGGTGCCCTCCGCCACGCGCGCGTCATGCACCAACACGTTGCGCGCGTTGAAGCACAGGACGTGGAACACCTCGCGCCGCAGCGCCCCCAGCACCGGCGCCAGGTACGCGGCAATCTCCTTCGGCGTGCGCAGCCTGGGCCTGCGCTCCCGGGCACGCTGCGAGCGGCGGCCCAGCTCCAGCGCGGCCAGTGCCTGCGCCGCCCGGACAGGCCCCACGCCGGGCCGCAGACTCAGCGCCAGGGGCTCCTGCTGCACCAGCCCCTTCAGCCCACCGCCCTCCGACAGCAGTGCCCCCGCCACCGCCCACGCTCCAGGCGCGCGAGGCCCGGAGCTCCACACCAAGCACAACAGCTCCGGGTCGGTGAGTGCCGCCGCCCCCAACCGGAAGAGGCGCTCCCGTGACGCCTCCGCGCCTCCCACCCCTCGCGCCCTCACCGACCCTTCGCCCGCCCACGCCGCTCCCGCCGCCGCCTGCTCCATCCCGCCGCCCTCCACGGGGCGGGGACAAAGCAACCCGTGTGCCTGCTTGTGCTACCTGGGGAGTGGGGTGCGTACCCGTCCCGACACGTGGGAAGGGGCTCGGATGCCGGACGGACATCCCTGCACCAGCTGGCTTCTCGGGGGCTGAGACGGACTGTCAGAAGCGGGAGAGGGCGAAGAAGCCCTTGATCTTCTCGTTCGTCTCGCGGAGCCGTTCGCTCAGCGTGCGGACGAACGTCCAGAGCAGCACGTACGCCAGGTCCTTGTCGGTGAACATCAGCTGGTCCAACCGGGAGCGCTCGATGACCCAGACGGCGCAACTCACGTGGGCGATGGCGTCCGCCGAGCGCGGCGAATCCTCGATGACCGCCATCTCACCGAAATACTGGCCGGGCTCCAGGATGGCGAGCGCCTCCTCGCCGATGCCGGGCACCGACTTGGAGATGCGGACCTTGCCCTCGGCGATTACGAACATCTCCTGGCCGGTTTCCCCCTCACGGAACAGAAAGGCGCCCGCCGGGTAGGTCCGGGAGTGGCCAATCTGGGCGACCTTGGCGAGCTGTCCCTGGGTCAAACCCTCGAACAGCGCAACCTTCTTGAGGACGGCGGCATCCATGAGGCCAGCTTCGTATCACGCGCCCGAGGCGCTCTGGTACCTTGGGGCCATCAACGAGATTTGGGAGGAGTCGTGGTGGAGGAGAAGATCAACAAGGTGACCATCATCGGCTCGGGGCCCGCGGGCTACACCGCGGCCATCTACGCCGCGCGCGCCAACCTGCAGCCGGTGGTGTTCGCCGGGGGCCCCACCCTGGAGCACCCGCAGCGTGTGCCGGGTGGCCAGCTCATGGTGACCACCGACGTGGAGAACTACCCGGGCTTTCCGGAGGCCATCACCGGCCCGGAGTTGATGGAGCGTTTCCAGAAGCAGGCGGAGCGGTTTGGCACCACCATCCACATGGAGAACGTGGTGAAGGTGGACTTCTCCCAGCGCCCCTTCCTCATCCAGGGGGAGAGCGTCAGCTGCCGCTCGGAGACGGTCATCATCTCCACCGGCGCCACCGCCAAGTGGCTGGGCGTCAAGGGCGAGGACACCTACAAGAACCGCGGCGTCTCCGCGTGCGCCACCTGCGACGGTGCCTTCTTCAAGAAGCAGGACGTGCTGGTGGTGGGCGGCGGTGACACGGCGATGGAAGAGGCGACGTACCTGGCGAAAATCGTCAACCACGTCACCCTCATCCACCGCCGCGACACGCTGCGCGCCTCCAAGGTGATGCAGGAGCGCGCCCGCCAGAATCCGAAAATCTCCTTCATGTGGGACTCCGCGGTGGAGGAGGTCCTCGGCGACGCGAAGGGGATGAATGGCGCGGTGGTGCGCAACCTGAAGACGGGTGACAGCCATCAGGTGAAGGCGACCGGCTTGTTCGTGGCCATTGGCCACACGCCCAACACGGAGCTGTTCCAGGGCGTGCTGGAGACGCACCAGGGCGGCTACCTCAAGACGGTGCCGGGCTCCACGCGCACCAACATCGAGGGCGTGTTCGCCTGTGGTGACGTGCAGGACCACTACTACCGCCAGGCCATCACCGCGGCGGGCACGGGCTGCATGGCCGCCATCGACGCAGAGCGCTGGCTCATCGAGCACGGCGAGTAGTCCACCCGCCCGCGCGGCTCCGCTGAGCATTCCCAGGCCGGCCCCTTCCCGGGGCCGGCTTTTCCATTCCCGCGAAGGACGCAGCAATCCCCATGAGCTCGAAGCAGAAGACGGTGGCGGTGCACGCCGGGACGCGGCTGGCTGGAAGCAAGGCGGTGCCGGTGTCGCCGCCCATCTACCCGGCGGCGGTGAACTGGTTCGACAGCAGCGATGACCTGGACAGCGCCCTGGACGGGAAGGACTACGCGTACGCCCGCATCAGCGCGCCCAACACGACGCTTCTGGAGGAGGCGGTGGCCGCGCTGGAAGGCGCCGAGGCCTGCGTGGCCTATGCCAGCGGCATGGCCGCGCTGCGCTCCGTCTTCGAGGCCCAGGGCTTCCGGGCGGGGGACACGCTGGTGATGCCGGCGGATGGCTACGGCGTCACGCGCGCGCTGTACAAGAGTCT from Myxococcus xanthus encodes the following:
- a CDS encoding tetratricopeptide repeat protein — translated: MAKSMVERYEQLLRQDPTSSVFVELAKALLEKGDAARAIEVCGQGISHHPASVVGRVLWGKALIQQGRPAEAMDQFEQAISIEKDNPYAYNLIGEVLLQHRLYRSALPILRKALALQPNDGRVKQWLEQTEQAFAGGPAPVFANLMGLEKPSSDEDAPSEEASKDEAPSPTVAPMAAARLRAAALGDAAKLKPASAGAVPAGDAPAAARADVASEASAKDAEQGRTNADAEGNAQAGSDVGAAEQGGAAVPSDDAAPRDGGRDASASLGLLNRPVPVSSVLGAELPSLDLGLGDDDDAPPRGVDEAASVTQAPSEDSAFEQRADAEQDSGAVADPPTQQVSVAEETAAASEPEASGDVDEQQAGAAPAEDAGASVAGGLLGDLPPPEPTASRPVVASTPATPRGSGGKRSLLEEIPDAAPAPAATAAKAKARKPDTEALTAEYEKELRAKLAREAAKTSFIARHGVKVAGAVVGVVVLAIVVFSFVNIRASQGGQTLSETLARAEDLIIQDTGASLDAALAQLEKARDMDESSSRAWALTAWAHALRYADHGQASEDRRQALEALERPGVKDAAPAQVLVTNVLVADERGRALARSALLGSQQDSTEVHALAGSLLLEAKDEKQALERFDRALRASGANVRALVALGDYYKASEDFPQAIEMYERARKKSPEHPSARIGQAEARLALYQDLDAALADVARLAEDPKLPAALKARQQLVHGELLSAQGKHAEARALLSKGTQGPLAFEFQLALGAASRAAGTLDAAQAAYEAALKLRPKSEEAREGLGRTLLDRDREREVLTRLEADGGRKVALVRGAAYARLGDWKKARAELARTRVNDRYPPEAVSWLALADAAEGNGAQARELLEKALHAAKRPRNDMRLALGQLYWRERAYDKAQVLFEEAQKDPRDYEAACSLGRLMLSRGLPDMALKPLTQAVERNGAHGEARDALGRTLLALGRTPDALKQFEAWQLENPGSAAAHKGFALALFHSGRRKDAEGAVQRSVKLVSDDAEAHKLRAAILFGAGDARGGFSALERANKLDPKDAGTFCEIALAFMRQGNSGNAEAAFAAARREGPDATCGRVGELYAQLPGGGRGAARTLEDLAARAPTVWDKAFAQATMARALLGAGAVKDARTAADEAVRLAPFDGRAQLALGMVALKQKQEDVARAALEKAVELEPADGLARLALADALVREPSALPRAVESYEAFLKLAGGSNEAARVKKALPSLKKKAAR
- a CDS encoding RecQ family ATP-dependent DNA helicase codes for the protein MMNMRAMPVDLPYLEEAQQGLVRHFGLSQFRPGQDQVISSVLSGRNTVVVMPTGAGKSLCYQLPATLLPGLTLVVSPLIALMKDQVEQLTARGIPATFINSSLSDLERAERMRKLRAREYKLLYVAPERFRSQSFLETVSALGVDLLAVDEAHCISQWGHDFRPDYALLGQVRKRLRPPRTVALTATATPEVRADIVRVLLMKDPQEFAMGFDRPNLFLGKQEVGGDADRHEACARLASTGGSGIVYCSTRRAAEDIFSELHGRGVKAVLYHAGMDDDARRRAQDTFMSAKEAVAVATNAFGMGIDKPDIRFVGHANIPRAVEAYYQEIGRAGRDGQAARAVLLFNHSDVFTQERLIQSSHPAEAIFGDVWNVLQSVEEFERGVHALAGTVNASEFEVSAALRILEREGKVERGGRGEGEHGITLLEKATSAQPHSPDAQRLLKSLLETFPVGRQVTTELPILARRIGLSVDEVRHALGLLEKAHVVKVRRPFAGRSIRALERVPFRELGLDLSRVREQERQNLSLLRRMTEYAYTDRDKKCRRSAILRYFGQRDTNTSCGNCDVCTPEKMPTLLAHGPAASRSRGTGSAAAPVVTNYSELASTELRRWRKELSKDLGVAPFIIFNDATLLGLSAALPVDREGFLSVKGTGESRWERFGPKVVEICLMARAAGHEPQAVPDAAVRARKPTIRRRS
- a CDS encoding DUF3006 family protein; the encoded protein is MVSMVGLWGAVQVELLEDVRAQVVRLDTGQACTVERASLPTGVREGDVVVDGRLEPGQTEARRQDVARIRARLAVPVPPGFDL
- the radC gene encoding RadC family protein encodes the protein MEQAAAGAAWAGEGSVRARGVGGAEASRERLFRLGAAALTDPELLCLVWSSGPRAPGAWAVAGALLSEGGGLKGLVQQEPLALSLRPGVGPVRAAQALAALELGRRSQRARERRPRLRTPKEIAAYLAPVLGALRREVFHVLCFNARNVLVHDARVAEGTMNTCPVDPREVFAAALTSRATSIVLAHNHPSGDPEPSVQDLGLTRHLVAGAQLLNIKVLDHVVMGDGGYVSMLERGLMPDEAQEKRRAWSANGGGG
- a CDS encoding Crp/Fnr family transcriptional regulator, yielding MDAAVLKKVALFEGLTQGQLAKVAQIGHSRTYPAGAFLFREGETGQEMFVIAEGKVRISKSVPGIGEEALAILEPGQYFGEMAVIEDSPRSADAIAHVSCAVWVIERSRLDQLMFTDKDLAYVLLWTFVRTLSERLRETNEKIKGFFALSRF
- the trxB gene encoding thioredoxin-disulfide reductase is translated as MVEEKINKVTIIGSGPAGYTAAIYAARANLQPVVFAGGPTLEHPQRVPGGQLMVTTDVENYPGFPEAITGPELMERFQKQAERFGTTIHMENVVKVDFSQRPFLIQGESVSCRSETVIISTGATAKWLGVKGEDTYKNRGVSACATCDGAFFKKQDVLVVGGGDTAMEEATYLAKIVNHVTLIHRRDTLRASKVMQERARQNPKISFMWDSAVEEVLGDAKGMNGAVVRNLKTGDSHQVKATGLFVAIGHTPNTELFQGVLETHQGGYLKTVPGSTRTNIEGVFACGDVQDHYYRQAITAAGTGCMAAIDAERWLIEHGE